From the Aquirufa lenticrescens genome, the window GCAAAACGATCGCTACTTTACTTAACGCTTCGCCCTCTGAGATACTATTTACTTCTGGAGGAACGGAAGCAGATAATACCGTATTGCAATCGGCCGTTTTGCACGGTGGATGCAAAGTGATTATCACCTCCCCTTTAGAACACCACGCGGTTTTGCATACGGCGGAGGCCTGGGCGAAACTGGGTTTAGCTGAATTGAAATTAGTTCGCGTAAATCCGGATGGAGCGATTGATTTAGCGCATTTGGAAGAATTATTAGCCTCGTCTGATAAGGCGATTGTGAGTTTGATGCATGGGAACAATGAGATTGGTAATTTATTAGATTTACACGCAGTGGGAGACCTTTGCGAGCAATATGGAGCCTTATTTCATTCGGATACCGTCCAAACCATGGGCCACTACAAGCACGACGCCTCAGCCTTGAAAGTCCATTTTATGGTGGGCGCAGCGCATAAATTCCATGGCCCTAAAGGGATTGGTTTCTTGTATGCAAAGGCCGGAACGAAGTTCAGTCCGCTAATGCACGGTGGAGCGCAAGAGCGTAACCAGCGTGGAGGCACGGAAAACGTGTATGGGATGATTGGTATTGCTAAAGCCCTAGAAATGGCCTACTCCGCCATGGACGAGCATGCAACCTATATCAAAGGCTTAAAATCCTATTTCATCGAAGGTTTACAAAAACAATTCCCAGGTATTTCCTTTAATGGAGCCTCAGGGGATGTCGAAAATAGTTTGTATACGGTATTGAGCGTGCGTTTCCCATCAGTGGCAGACGGCGATATGTTGTTATTCCAATTAGATATAGAGAAGATTTCAGCTTCAGGTGGTAGCGCCTGTTCAAGCGGTACGTCTGTGGGTTCTCACGTATTGTCGGCCTTGAACCCGACAGCGACGGGTGCTGCCGTTCGTTTCTCGTTTAGCAAAAATAATACCCGAGCGGAGATCGATCGGGTATTAGAAGTATTGAAAAAAATCGTGGCCTAGTAGGCGCGAGCAAAGATCACTCTGCGGCTGGAAGGTGCTCCCGATAGGATGCATTTTCCAGCTTCTTCTTTTGCATCCAATGGAATACATCTGATAGTCGCTTTCGTTAATTCTTTGATTTTCTCTTCCGTCTCAGACGAACCATCCCAATGCGCAGAAAGGAATCCGCCGTCTTCAATTTTAGCGGTGAACTCGTCCCAGCTATTCACCTCGAACGTATTCGCTGTTCTGAAATCAAGTGCTTTTTGATAAATGCTTTTTTGGATGTCTTCCAAAGTGTCCACGATCACTTCTTCGATTCCCTCGAATGGCATACTCGTTTTCTCTCTTGTATCACGACGAGCTAATTCAATCGTCCCGTTTTCCATATCGCGGTTACCGATTGCTAAACGTACCGGAACTCCTTTTAACTCATATTCAGCGAATTTAAAGCCTGGGCTTTGATTGTCTGCGAAGTCAAACTTTACGGATACACCGCGGGATTTTAGCGCCTTCACTAAAGGATTGATGCGCGCTTTGATATTTTCTAATTGCTCTTCCCCTTTGTAGATCGGTACGATCACTACTTGAATAGGTGCTAATTTAGGAGGCAATACTAAACCTTGGTCATCTGAGTGCGCCATAATCAAGGCACCCATTAATCGGGTGGAAACACCCCAAGAGGTTCCCCACACATAATCCAATTGATTTTCCTTGTTGACAAATTTTACGTCGAAAGCTTTGGCAAAGTTTTGGCCTAAAAAGTGCGACGTTCCCGCCTGCAACGCCTTTCCATCCTGCATCATCGCTTCGATACAATAGGTTTCATCCGCTCCCGCAAAACGCTCATTCGCTGTTTTAATCCCTTTCAATACCGGCATCGCCATGAAAGTCTCTGCGAATTCTGCATACACTTCTAACATCTGCTCGGTCTCTTCGATTGCCTCTTGTTTCGTTGCATGTGCCGTGTGGCCTTCTTGCCACAAGAACTCTGCCGTACGTAAGAACAATCGCGTACGCATTTCCCAGCGCACCACGTTCGCCCATTGATTAATCAAAAGAGGCAAATCACGGTAGGATTGAATCCAGTTTTTATAAGTGGACCAAATCACCGTTTCCGACGTAGGTCTCACAATTAATTCTTCTTCTAGTTTTGCGTCTGGATCGACGATCACTCCGCCGCCATTCGGATCATTTTTTAGACGGTAGTGCGTTACGACGGCACATTCTTTAGCAAAACCCTCTACGTGTGAAGCCTCCTTCGAAAGGAACGATTTAGGGATGAAAAGGGGAAAATAGGCGTTCGTGTGGCCTGTTTCCTTAAACATATCATCTAATGCGCGCTGCATTTTTTCCCAAATGGAATAGCCATAAGGTTTAATGATCATGCAGCCTCTCACCGCAGAATTTTCGGCTAAATCTGCTCTCTTCACTAATTCGTTGTACCACTCAGAATAATTGTCTGCGCGGCTTGGTAGGGATTTACTCATAAATTATGTTAAAATCGTCATGTAATGTTCGTTTTTTCGTTTACTTTACGTTTGAAAAATGGAACGTTACAAAGATACGTTTTGTTAGGCTTTTAATTGACATCATCCGCTAAAAACCATGAAAAATCAATCCTTTGCTTACTTATTGCTTGTAGGATTTGGAATCCTTTCCAGCTGTGTGAATGTGACGAATAATTCGTATGCATCAGATGATTTATACGATGAAGCAAATCGTTCCGTTCAGATTGCCAAAGTTCAGGCCGCTAAAGCCGCTAAAGAAAAGAAATACCTCGATTTTCAAGATTTAGAGGAGGATGATGTAGAAGTGATTGAGGAAGAGGAAGGTCTAGCTCAACAATCAACCTCGCGAATTAATCCTAATTTATACGAATCAGCCTATCAACGTGGACTTTCAGATGGGTTATTTAATAGTCCTTATTTAGGATATGGCTACCGATATACACCATTCTCTTATTGGAGTCCTTCTTATTCCTTCTTCGGAAGTCCATTTAGAACATTTGGCTTAGGCATCGGGGTGTCCGCATTCAACCCATATTCATTTTACAGTCCGTTCAATGATCCGTTTAATCCGTTTTTTGATCCATTCTATCGCTCGTTCTACAGTCCTTTCTATGGTGCATTTTACAATCCTTATGGGTTTAATAATTTCTACAGAACGTATAATTACTATGGTCCTGGTGGAAATTACACAGGATATAGTGGGCAATACCAAACAGGAGATTTGAGAGAGCGTAAGAGCTTTGGGCCTCGTGAAGATCGTTCAACTAACCGAAATTCAGGTGGAAATTATACCAATTCTCCTCGCGGAGGGAATAATTCCTATAACACACAGGGAAACAATCTTCCACGTGTAAATACCCAACAAACGGAAGGTTCAGGTTCTAGCTCTCAACAATATGTGGCACCGCGCCGTAATTCAAATTACGAGTACCGTTCTGCTCCTGTAGATGGAGGTGCTCAACGTAATTATTCAACTTCTACACCATCCTACAGTAGTCCAAGCTCCGGTGGAGGATCTAGTTCCGGCGGTGGCGGAGGTGGTTCAAGTCGCGGTCCTCGTTAATTTACGATCATGAAAAAAGCTCTTTTCTTATTTTTCAGCGTACTTACGCTGAACACGGCTGTGGCCCAAATCTATACTTATCCCAGTTTAGCGAAACAGTTTTCCACTAGCTATTCCTTGGGCACGGCGCGTATGCAGGCCTTAGGTGGTGCGAATACGGCGTTAGGGGCTGACTTGAGTTCCATTACTGGAAACCCAGCTGGTCTAGGTTTGTATACTCGTTCTGAGGTAAATATGAGTTTGGCCTATACCGGGGTTCAAACCAAGTCGACCTATTTAAGTACTTCCAATGTGGCATCAGAAAATCAAATCCAAATGCCTACGCTAGGAATGGTTATTTCTAGTAATAACTTAAGTGGAGGGGATTGGCATGGATCATTGGGGTTTGGTTATTCTCGTCAAGCTATTTTTATTCAACCCATTCAAATTTCTGGTACAAATAACCGTAGTTCTTTGTTAGATAACTTTATCGAAAAGGCGAATGATAAAGGAGCCACAGGTGCGAGTTTAGATGACGAATATGATTCCTATTCTGGGACGGCTTCATCTGCTGAGGCTTTGGCCTATCAAACCTATCTAATCAATCCGAATGCTGCTTCTGGAGGTGCTCCATTTGAGCGTTTTCAGCCTTTATTACCCACAAATCAATATGGATCAGCTACTAACACGGGCGCATTAACATCCTGGGATTTTGCCTATGGCGCGTCCTATCGAGATAAGTTCTACTTAGGAGCGGGTTTGCATTTTTCTAAAATAACGGCCAGTTCTTCGACTACTTGGGAAGATGAATTTGTAGGGGCTAAAAATGTGGCAGGATTTCAATATGCAGAGACCTTATTAACTTCTGGATCTGGTATTGCCATCAGCTTAGGTGGAATTTATAAAGTCAATCCTTCGCTTCGTTTGTCTCTAGCTTTTAGAAGTCCAACTTATTATGACCAAATGAATGAGACATACGATGCACGTTTGTCCCCAAACGTCATTGGAATTCCGGCTATTGGTTCCACCGGAAATCCAATAACGATCACCAAGGTGAATCCGATGCGCTTAACGACAAATGAATTCACCTATCAATTATTAAGCCCAATGAAAGTTTCAGGTGGTTTCGCCTTTTTCTTTTTGAAGAAAGGATTCTTAACAGCGGATGTGGAATATGTGGGATACGGTGGAATGAAAGTTTATTCTGCAGAATTAGGTGGTTCAGCTAATCAAGCTTTTCAGTCGA encodes:
- a CDS encoding cysteine desulfurase family protein — its product is MSEKTPIYLDNAATTPVDPAVWAEMQPYFENFTANPSSIHSHGRQAKVAVEKARKTIATLLNASPSEILFTSGGTEADNTVLQSAVLHGGCKVIITSPLEHHAVLHTAEAWAKLGLAELKLVRVNPDGAIDLAHLEELLASSDKAIVSLMHGNNEIGNLLDLHAVGDLCEQYGALFHSDTVQTMGHYKHDASALKVHFMVGAAHKFHGPKGIGFLYAKAGTKFSPLMHGGAQERNQRGGTENVYGMIGIAKALEMAYSAMDEHATYIKGLKSYFIEGLQKQFPGISFNGASGDVENSLYTVLSVRFPSVADGDMLLFQLDIEKISASGGSACSSGTSVGSHVLSALNPTATGAAVRFSFSKNNTRAEIDRVLEVLKKIVA
- the proS gene encoding proline--tRNA ligase, whose amino-acid sequence is MSKSLPSRADNYSEWYNELVKRADLAENSAVRGCMIIKPYGYSIWEKMQRALDDMFKETGHTNAYFPLFIPKSFLSKEASHVEGFAKECAVVTHYRLKNDPNGGGVIVDPDAKLEEELIVRPTSETVIWSTYKNWIQSYRDLPLLINQWANVVRWEMRTRLFLRTAEFLWQEGHTAHATKQEAIEETEQMLEVYAEFAETFMAMPVLKGIKTANERFAGADETYCIEAMMQDGKALQAGTSHFLGQNFAKAFDVKFVNKENQLDYVWGTSWGVSTRLMGALIMAHSDDQGLVLPPKLAPIQVVIVPIYKGEEQLENIKARINPLVKALKSRGVSVKFDFADNQSPGFKFAEYELKGVPVRLAIGNRDMENGTIELARRDTREKTSMPFEGIEEVIVDTLEDIQKSIYQKALDFRTANTFEVNSWDEFTAKIEDGGFLSAHWDGSSETEEKIKELTKATIRCIPLDAKEEAGKCILSGAPSSRRVIFARAY